One Bos taurus isolate L1 Dominette 01449 registration number 42190680 breed Hereford chromosome 3, ARS-UCD2.0, whole genome shotgun sequence DNA window includes the following coding sequences:
- the DMRTB1 gene encoding doublesex- and mab-3-related transcription factor B1, with product MNADLTEQASKMLRTPKCSRCRNHGFLVPVKGHAGKCRWKQCTCKKCFLITERQRIMAAQKMLKKQASGEEQEVALCAQGTQLASGGAAGNPGPSFCPLPPLVPLGDAQPGPSGQAATCFPERPPRGRSPNPSAFQLVLGGHNGGHVGLSEQAARARASSLEPQLAAEAAGRGDPSCLELLRPPRPVPSPPFTNFGLPLSINSDSVVRSECLEREPPKLYPSCSSTDPCRPFPLGYQDASPSVGIPLQQSFQHLSYSHYQGGGLVAEPVGDFQPSYCPPLGQAPQPQFLPPGFLSALQVLLPPLPPPPSATFSLTILSDTDKENTDDQDVEGPSEPSQPSSQEESNKAQALRPAAWGLGGGRGGRRLQQ from the exons ATGAATGCAGACCTTACAGAGCAGGCCAGCAAGATGCTTCGTACCCCCAAGTGCTCGCGGTGCCGGAACCACGGCTTCCTGGTACCAGTCAAGGGCCACGCGGGCAAGTGCCGCTGGAAGCAGTGCACCTGTAAGAAGTGCTTCTTGATCACTGAGCGCCAGAGGATCATGGCTGCACAAAAGATGCTCAAGAAGCAGGCCTCTGGAGAGGAGCAGGAGGTGGCCCTGTGCGCACAGGGAACCCAGCTGGCCTCCGGGGGCGCGGCTGGCAACCCAGGCCCAAGCTTCTGCCCGCTGCCTCCGCTTGTCCCTTTGGGAGACGCGCAGCCGGGCCCTTCGGGCCAAGCAGCCACCTGCTTCCCTGAGAGGCCCCCGCGGGGCCGGAGCCCCAACCCGAGTGCCTTCCAGCTGGTTCTGGGCGGCCACAACGGCGGCCACGTGGGCCTGAGCGAACAAgcagccagggccagggccagttCTCTGGAGCCCCAGCTGGCGGCGGAGGCCGCCGGCCGGGGCGACCCCAGCTGCCTGGAGCTGCTCAGGCCGCCGCGGCCTGTGCCCAGCCCGCCGTTCACCAACTTCG GGCTCCCTCTGAGCATCAACTCAGATTCTGTGGTGCGGTCTGAGTGCCTGGAGAGAGAACCTCCCAAGCTGTACCCCAGCTGCTCCAGCACAGACCCCTGCCGCCCTTTTCCTCTGGGCTACCAGGATGCATCCCCAAGTGTGGGGATCCCTCTGCAGCAGAGTTTCCAGCACCTGTCCTATAGCCACTACCAGGGAGGAGGCTTG GTGGCGGAACCCGTGGGAGACTTCCAGCCGAGCTACTGCCCGCCGCTGGGGCAAGCGCCGCAGCCTCAGTTCCTCCCACCCGGCTTCCTCTCTGCGCTCCAGGTCCTCCTGCCGCCGCTGCCCCCGCCGCCTTCAGCAACCTTCTCGCTGACCATCCTGTCTGACACGGACAAGGAGAACACCG aTGACCAGGATGTGGAGGGGCCGAGTGAGCCCAGCCAGCCATCGTCCCAGGAGGAGTCCAACAAGGCCCAGGCCCTCAGGCCGGCAGCGTGGGGccttggtggggggcggggggggcggcgCTTGCAGCAATGA